A single Nostoc sp. PCC 7107 DNA region contains:
- the rppA gene encoding two-component system response regulator RppA gives MRVLLVEDEPDLGAAIKRTLNQQKYLVDWVMDGNDAWTYLENSSAQYTVAILDWMLPGISGLELCKRMRYKGNPLPILMLTAKDRMEDKVAGLDAGADDYLVKPFGMVELLARLRALQRRSPHLQPQQLTVGNLTLDCGNSTVVRQNTTGEQQSIPLTNKEFQLLEYFMNHPNQIVTTEQIRNQIWEVNAESRSNVVAAQIRLLRRKLTSNDCPNPIETLHGMGYRLKFSDESK, from the coding sequence ATGAGGGTGCTACTAGTTGAAGATGAGCCGGATTTGGGGGCTGCTATTAAGCGTACTTTAAATCAACAAAAGTACCTAGTTGACTGGGTTATGGATGGGAATGACGCATGGACTTACTTAGAAAATAGTTCGGCGCAATATACAGTAGCGATTCTTGATTGGATGCTTCCAGGAATTAGTGGTTTAGAATTGTGTAAAAGAATGCGTTATAAAGGTAATCCTCTTCCTATCCTGATGCTAACTGCTAAAGATAGAATGGAAGATAAAGTTGCCGGACTAGATGCAGGTGCTGATGACTACTTAGTAAAACCCTTCGGTATGGTGGAACTGCTGGCAAGATTGCGGGCTTTACAGCGTCGTTCTCCACACTTACAACCTCAACAATTAACTGTTGGTAATTTGACTCTAGATTGTGGCAACAGTACAGTTGTTAGACAAAATACAACAGGTGAACAGCAAAGCATTCCATTAACTAATAAAGAATTCCAACTATTGGAATATTTCATGAACCATCCTAATCAGATTGTTACGACTGAGCAAATTCGTAATCAAATTTGGGAAGTTAATGCGGAGTCTCGCAGTAATGTAGTGGCAGCGCAAATACGTTTGTTACGTCGTAAACTCACGAGTAACGACTGTCCTAATCCAATTGAAACTTTGCACGGTATGGGGTATCGTCTTAAGTTCTCAGATGAATCAAAATAA